GCATTGGCTGCACGGGGCTCAGCTTGGCGCAGGCCTGCAAATCCACAGGGCACAAAGTGTCCGGGCAGCACCCAGTGGCCGTGGCTGAGGGCAGCGAGCCTTACgtggtcaaagagtggcaggagcgcctcaacCAGCTGCAGTGTGATGGGGCCGGCTATCAGCGTGTCATTGTCCAAAATAATAAAGCTGAGTAGCATGACAGTCATGCAAACTATCTCTCCATCTgtgtcctgcaggagctccacaaggctttcagtcaggctccacatttttttggTCTGTTCGGAACACAAGTTGGTGAAATGCCatcctgctgtggcagggcccAGAGGCCAAAGGCCTATCCTGAAGCacttgggcagctgaagcgggaggcaggagagctgggagcagctgccccagcacccaaagcccagccaagcccaaagGACTGCATTGCCCAGCTTAGCccctgcccccttctcaccatggAGGGCTCGTCAGTGAACTCGAGAAGGGCCCTGAGtgccaggcgacgcctctccctgcactcgctcCGCAGGTGCCTTGACAAGATCTGCAGGACTCTCTTAGCACCGCGTTCACTCAAGTCCAGgaactcgaggacctgaaaggcacagggcagtgacaggggagCCGGCCAGCAGGAAccagaaccgcacagggctgggcccaggcagcagcacaggcacgggcaccgtcccaggcagctgcggctacgagagggcagagagctgggaggcagcgctggccatcaGGCTCACCTCCGCAAGGAAGGCCAGggcgggcagctcccagcgtggctcctgtGTGCGGAGCAGCCGGAGCAGGTAGCGAGCGATGCGGGAACACAAGGAGATGGAGACACAggacatctccctggcaggagagaAAGTCACCAAGACTGTGGGCCATGGGgacaaacctctgccaggaccgactcacagaggtctggtctttccccagcatcCTGCAAGGGACCCTGGGCTATTGGGGAGGTGGCTCCTTGTGGGCactctcctctcccagccttttccagtctgcttggctGTCCCTCGGtgacaaggccctctggcccgcGACCatggggactgtgtggggcaccctgggcacagagcacaaatgTCAGAGGCagcggggagaagggggtctcacctggccagcagagccacggcatagtggtgggtgtcagcacacagcagcgcGTCCCAGCCACACGCTGGtgcttccatcgccaccaccacatcctcgtGCTGCAttcggcagagcagggacttcagggtccgcactgcaaacctgcgtgcagagcaaagccccggtcacgctgggagcactggctcctgcccagggacgtggcagggacaggaggactgggatggagcacctgttggggctggtggcaaggtCATATTGCTCttggcatcccttccagaaggtatgGACCGCctctggcatatccagagtggtgaagaacacttggaagagcagatgcACAAAGAGGCGGGGGAAATACACCGTCACCATGTGTGGGACACAGGGAACCTGGAggatcttccacatcaccacagtggcctgcaaaggacaaagccCCCTGagacagcgctcagtgccgaggtgtccgtgtggcaaggcctgagcaggggagggagaggcccAAAGAGgcgcagggggagcaggggccTGGTGCCCCTGAAGCTGCCCCGAGGCCAGGTTTCATCCCagcgcctgaggcagggagatgcagtgggggaaggaggatggagagctgctggagaggcggctttggggccagcaaaggccagttgcagaaactcacagccaggaccaagacacccgttttgtccccatcggaggtgcacatGCTGTGCTCgggccagctccccagcacatccaggagtatCAGCAGCGCAGGCTCCGCAGTCCTGGGCGAGCACATGATGCTCTTCCACAtggtcagagcagctctgtggggttagagctctgtctcaggggggtctgggacacagcactgtggcctgggcagcagcggggacctgagctggctgccagctctgcccctgcccactgccactggccagcagctcccagcagcccggccctgtggggacaggcccctgaggggccgtgagggagcatggcagcaggctcggggactgacgtgccagggctggcaaagggagcagccagagggccctggaacTCTCTGTTGCTcagacagctgggacaggctgtacaggctgatgggctggggagccctgagcgcTCTGGGCAGGTGGGCCCCATACCTGTCACAGGAtggggccacacgcaggagcgtcaCCAGTACGTCAGCGGGCTGTGCTTCGGTGAGATCCAGCAGGGTCCTgttcagcctgtgctcagcaaaCTGATTGGTCGtgagccactggtggatgtacctgACCACggcgggcacctggagaaggcacggGGAGACTTGgacagctgccagagggaggaaTGTCCCCaccttgcccagagaagtgcttcccttcccaccacactgccatggcctcaaaggctTCCAGTGACCAGCGGGTGTTGCTTGGGAGGCTGAGCAATTCCTGGGTGGATCAAACCCTGGCCACgggctgcttacttgctttggattgCAAAAGCCCTCCTCTACCAGCAtatccagcagggcagcactggtcttggtTTTAAAGATGTGCGAGTATGCTCTGAGCCCAGTGCCCACGGTGCTGGTCTCTTCCTCCCGAATTCTCTTGATTAATTTGCAAAccagctgtaggagaagggcaagaaacCAAAGGGATGTTCCACAGAATGCTCCAAGCAtggtgacagcaggcccagcccaggtggggatggctgcaggtacctgtgctgttctgtggaagaggccacggctggattgctgctcttgtgtgcgctccacggctgcatctggcaaagagcgagcgcagccagagctgaggggctgcaggagaggccggagaacacagcccagccctgcactgcccaggcagggacagccccgggatgccccaggggatgGAACACGGCTgctgcggggtgtctgcctggcccctcttccgtcctgtccatAGGCATGGCCCAGgagatggatgggatgggatgggatgggatgggatgggatgggatgggatgggatgggatgggatgggatgggatgggatgccatgggatgggatgggatgggatgggatgggatgggatgggatgggatgggatgccatgggatgggatgggatgggatgggatgggatgccatgggatgccatgggatgccatgggatgccatgggatgccatgggatgccatgggatgccatgggatgccatgCCACGGGATGGGATGAGTTGCAatgggatgcactgggatgcaGTGGGATGCTATGAcaccaagctggctgcaggcaccaacCCTGTAGCCCAGCTCTTGCACTCACTCTCCTGCAGTGGCTTGAACAGCACCACCTCTTccatctcctgtgctggggcagctccagggccttcttcctcttcctccacccAGGCCAGCTTGGGTCTCTGGTCCATGTCACTGACTGGATTTGTGGCTGCTTGCAGGAGAGGTGCCTCGGAAGAGCTCCGAgtcagcaagtcctgcagtcgTGCCTGGAAGGCACCTTCAAGAGCGAAGCCTCAGGAGGGCTACAGGACAGCACGTCCTGCACTCTGCTCTGGAGAGCTCCTGCCACAAGGGCAGGAGAGTCCTGTCAAGGATGGTGGTCTGGCCTCGAGGGCaatggcagcagggatgggagatgcctccgGGGCACCAAGGCCCACGGTCGGCCctcgagggcacctgcaggagaGAAGCCTCGGGAAGGCCACGGGTCAGCAAGTCCTGTGGTttggcctcgaggtcagctgcaggaataaCACTTCGGAAAGGCTCCAGGTCAGACACGAACGAGTGTGCTGTgtggggctcctcacagcactgctctgtctcgTCCTGTCCCGTTGTGTGCTCCGAGCACTCTGGAGTGTTCTTGTCGccaccagctcctatgtcaccacgtgtcacaaagggctctAGGACACCCGTTCCATGGCGTGGTGACCATGGTACACCTTGTCACAAAGGGCCCCTGCACACACCGCCCCTGCCCTGgagccacccccagcccacccaaagtggcccagCTTAGGAGGAATCTCTGGCCCCGGGTGTCTGAGACAGCCTGACAGGGTCTTTAGGAACGGCTCAAACCATCAGCAAatgctgcccttctctgcaggctcagggcagcagaaggagcccccagggctgccgacaCAGCCCCCCTGggaagggcacggggccttccacagaagctggcatggcctccttgggacacgtcccggctggTGGCCATCCTAAACCTGCGGGTGTGACATGGACAAGGAAcatgtgggccagggcacgaacgctgccctgagccctggggcccgtgcagcgctgccatcagcagctgtggcagagtccctgcccaagCAGACCTGCCacccctcagccctggcagcgctggtgcccgtctcctgccccagagacctgtgccccggggggcttctgtgccacagggagccaaagcccacgtgcactgggggctgtgctccttcctgcaggggctgctggcaggagcacctggagcaactGCTGGCAACACTTGGTCTCTGTCAGAAGCTCTTACTCcgtgctgaaattattttctcattgaagtcatttccttctgcaggaaaacaccttAACAGCAAAGGCACAGAATAATGGGGCATTTAAGAATCCTCAGTTCAGGAAAGTTTCACTTCCCATTGCTCAATTCAAGTAGTtccaaaaagttgcaaacttCCCAAATCAATTGGGATGGCTTGAGAAGATGAAGAGTTGAAATTTTGTTTCCCATCTCAATGCAGTGGCTCATTTGTCTTAATGTCATCCACTGAGAGTCACTTTACAGAACATAACACTCCACAGAGGCAAAAACAGGGCCATTCTTTGGTTTGCAAATGGTTTTCTATGAAGGGATGATAATATCCTCATTCTCTTAAGGAATAAAAACTCTCAAGAAATGAAAGTTCACTCAGTGTTCCCAAAGTAGCCCAACCAAAAAAGTAGATGGCCAAAGGGCTAATCCTCCCCCTGGTACAGATATCTAAGTGGCCAGTAAAGTACAGCTCTGCCCTCTGgttccctgcaggagaatcaggaccatgaacaggaaaagtcacagatattctttctgccctccggaaccaaagctgtgccaaaccacagatgctgccttcaaCCTGGCTCAGATTCCAGCCTAGACCTCTCACCTTCCAGACAATGCCTTCTCCAGCACCCCCCCAACACTAACCCCCCCAACCTCCCTCACAGAAGCCCTCAACACCTCGCCAGGACcccgagctgtccctgtccctccgcagagctttcccaccctccagcagacgccctggttccctgcacgtgccgtgggatggccctcaggagggtctgctccaaggccttccctggtggcagctcaggctgccaggcctgtggttcctggatcacccttcccaccgagccttcctgtgcacggctgttccaCTGGCACCTTTGCTCAGCTCGGACTTCTCCACTTAACCAGGACTGCTGGTCAaggatccagagcagcctggccagctctttctccagctccctctttaCTCTCAGGGGAGCTAGAGCATTCCACAGGAAAGCAACTGGTGCCAcaaggagcctcaggcacctttggcagtgaaacaaggcctttgtttgacctAAGTAAGCACAAGCCATTCACATTAGTGAACAAGTGCTTAGCACAGACAGACCTGAGTACTTGCACCAGTTagaataagaaaaacctggggaCCTAATTGACAGGAGAGTGACTTGACAAAAAGCTTTAGACATAGTCTGCCAGAAGAACTAAGGGCAAGTACAGAatcagccctgtgcagggaagccatgaggaagattttgtgctgctttagggcatcgAGACCACTCCTGGCCAGCACCTGGACATTAGCTTCAAGTATAGGAATGTGACACagtgtatttctaaccccctgcctatggAACCACCTCAGCAGCATAAAGATGAatggtatttttgatacaaTTCCTACACCAACACACTGAAATTTATCCATGGCGGAGAAGCATTTCAGTGGGGTGCAGACTCCTGCCCTCCCGCCAGGtcaataaaagcatttttggCAGATAATGCATTTGTCTGCTGATTTCTCTGAGTGAGGGAGACCCctcaggactgctgtatcctgagggaacaccgtTGGCTTTGACCTGTAGGCACCTGCACAAGCTTAgaatcagctgcctcagcttccaggacctctcttggccagcatcctgacatggatgcaggattGCTGCGAGGCACTTCTGGGACACAGCAagacaggaccggctgtctcgtgtccACGTAGCACCCCCTGACACAGCCTGGGTCatcccaaaaccagacaaacactcacgtgtcagcagaggggagcaaggagcactgggctcctctcagggtatCTCAGCTGGCCTTGCTCCACAACACGCCCCCATTTTAAGGCCTGCTGatgcccagctgccagaaatGCCTACCTTGTTCTCTCCAAGATGCACAGGGAGAGCCAATGAGCAGGACGCCTTGGGATGCAAACCTTCCAAGCCTTTTCTGAGGCCAGGGGCACAGCAAGGTCAGCCAAGACTCTCCACGCTGCCTggcccacccagcccagctctgtgctggccctgggccacagcagcttccagcaagcaagaggCAAATAAATGCATATTGCCAAGAGCCGAAACACAGCAGAAAGGTAAGATGAGAAAAGTGTGTGTGTAAAGGCCTTTTAATTCACAGCTCTCAAAGAGAGCTTTGGGGCTTGGGGCTGGGCAGAGATGCTCCTGCTCACACCTCTGTCCAGAGGtggggaacacaccctgctgcaggtgcttggGTTGGTCTCTGCAGATCCAGGTGGATGCCAAACCTGCTCttcacagccttctcccttgccctgcccctctgccacgTGCAATGGGCATCAAGGACtgaaaggagcacagagagcCAAAGGGGGTCACTTGCACCTGCCTCACTgggagctccctgggaagcactttccttgagaagcaagcccctttcctccaaaggcatttccccaaatgtgtagctttcctggggagcaccaacacactgttaaaaaaagctggcaaggctgaatgacTTTAGGTCCTTTCaggacaggcactccagctctagCTCGTGTTCCCCCAAGTGTGTGTCCAGGTGGAGGTTCAGAGGTGCAGCCCCAGTCTCTCTACAAACAcaagctgcccgctgcctcttcacCTGCCTCAACTCCTGCCTGCACTCACAGcaccaaaaccaggctgttcccagccagagcccagagtcctgtccctgcaggacgctcctgccagcaccttccaggactCTCCGCTGTGCATGCAGCACTTTTCATGCCCGCTCTCAacaggctctggaaggcagagcacaacctggctggctctgccaccagcacaccccaaacacaggcagaggaagaagcagcaggggttGTTTTGTGACCATGCCCCAGAGAAACTGGAAGGgtgccctccctctgctctcgcttggttggctttctgactgggtctgaggctggggctgccattcCTTGGTTGTGGGGACCAGAACCACACCCAGGATCccggcactgcctgacagcgctccGGGCACTGGCACGGTCGCGTGTCCGAGTCTCgggcaccgtgctgctgcttcatttgctcttAGGCACACCCAAAGCTCTCTCTTAAGCCCggatggtctctggttctgccctcttcctgatcCTGTGCAGGcatggagcactgctgtgctttcaggaagctgttCCTGAAACCTTCCAGCATTCCAATCTCCTTTGCCCTCTGTGGATGCTTGTCAGGGCATCCCTCACAGCTGGCTTCAGAACATCCTCAGGTTGGCTCTTCCAAAAtccaggggctccagggtgctcagcaagatctgtaaCTCCACAGTGTTGTGGAACTGGACCTTCAGCACGGGGAGCTTTCCAGCCTGatctgccctcgttcctctgtgtctgtgcacaAACACGGCGTGGAAGAGAATGGCAggaggggcctgtgtgtcccagggctctggaTTTGCAtcgcttcagctccacagagatGCAGGTAAAGCAAAGAAGCCAAACTGCTTATTAATGGAAAGTGAAGCaaagggatgagctgggagggaagaaaggggatAGGCACGGTCTGAGGGCTGAAGGAAGGGAGCTGtcaacagggagggagaaggcaggagctatgggagcttcccacaggctcagctgtgccagtcatcagctgtgcctggaactCCATCTG
This sequence is a window from Passer domesticus isolate bPasDom1 chromosome 29, bPasDom1.hap1, whole genome shotgun sequence. Protein-coding genes within it:
- the LOC135287302 gene encoding uncharacterized protein LOC135287302, which translates into the protein MDQRPKLAWVEEEEEGPGAAPAQEMEEVVLFKPLQENAAVERTQEQQSSRGLFHRTAQLVCKLIKRIREEETSTVGTGLRAYSHIFKTKTSAALLDMLVEEGFCNPKQVPAVVRYIHQWLTTNQFAEHRLNRTLLDLTEAQPADVLVTLLRVAPSCDRAALTMWKSIMCSPRTAEPALLILLDVLGSWPEHSMCTSDGDKTGVLVLAATVVMWKILQVPCVPHMVTVYFPRLFVHLLFQVFFTTLDMPEAVHTFWKGCQEQYDLATSPNRFAVRTLKSLLCRMQHEDVVVAMEAPACGWDALLCADTHHYAVALLAREMSCVSISLCSRIARYLLRLLRTQEPRWELPALAFLAEVLEFLDLSERGAKRVLQILSRHLRSECRERRRLALRALLEFTDEPSMTKKMWSLTESLVELLQDTDGEIVCMTVMLLSFIILDNDTLIAGPITLQLVEALLPLFDHDNNQVQLLSILLFRTLVTLPQKKEKKALKTPLRQSLLPLFFHCHDENRLVAQVSQETLLCVAEFLKRRDLEKQLKNKKLWKFTKCLLAEDTSRAAEHLRRALPYLRNPQESLRAAAIRFTGEPRARTPSPARRSSAPAPPAAPAAPSGPGAPEPPLGSALLPASGSRALGRQRAAWPGLSPAGPAGRAAAAPAAPLAGSCAAGAVTGSVFPGMAGQHLRGKREELRLICSALEHLTEDISSAVSDAALQTLDVLRALQSKRYSVFQRLQDQLRRAWRTRPRLSGLGCLHCWSSAES